GCAGGGGGATAGAGAGGGAGAGGCGTCGGCAGGAGCATGGAAGGGGAAAAACTGAAACCTCAAGCGCTGGCACTTTTTTTCTCCCTTTAATAACCAGGGGGATGGGTTTCGGGCCTACTGGGCCGGATATTACACAGAAATTTCGAAAGTCTTAACCCCTATCTTACTAATAAAGGAATAAAAATGATAgatgaatgatatttttaacaaaataacttaGAAGTAACGTGATTATGTATAAAAATGATTGTTATCACTTCTAAAAAAATTGAGCTTTTGAAATCACAAAGCatctttaaataataaataatttgtaatcTCAAATGATCTGtaaatcataataaaataattaataataattaactgtttgtaaataataatgaagtattcaattcttgttttaaagaaaaaggtaaACCGCTGTCGATTATTTCCCAATACTTCCTCAATACTCTCAACGCTAATTGATTGGCAAACTTcgcatttattatatatgttgaatattatcaataaatatacGTGTgaatagatttttataaaaagaaacacGATAATTGTAGAAAAAGAATAGTAAACATGGTGACTTATGTATTTTCCATTACCAACGATTGAGATTATGGATTCAAGATCAAAAGCACCCTAAATAGGGCGACCTCCAGAGGATTGTTAATTTGTTACATCAACAAGGTCCGAGGCACAGTAACCACACGACAATGCATATATCTTCACACATGACAATATCATCTCCTCCCTATAGCGAACCTTGGAACGGCGTCTTCTCGAACATGCCATGGTTCAAATatcatccaaaaataaaaaaaaatctttataggCCGACCCAGTATGAACGTCCATTGCTGTTGTGAATGGGCGAGGGGCAGGGAGATGCAACACACCATTCATACCAAACCTGCCCCATGccacaaaaaccaaaacaaagttCCCATCATCAGAAATTATCCCAACTTTTATGCTCAAACACTGGCATTGTTCTTTGGACGACAGTTTGAAAGCAGCTATCCTTAAAATTTAACTATGCATGACAATGAAAGTTGCATTCTTAGTTGTCATGATTAACTCATTACTCCACTGATGTTATGTctaggaataaaaaaaattaacgaaGCCTAGACAGTAAATGTAAGAAAAGTGCACCTTGGTAGGACCGCAACAACGCCAAAAATGTACTTCTAGAGCTGAACCAGGATGCACAATTACTGGTGTCCTCAGCGGGAAAAATATAGCAAACCTGAATAACATAAGTTCACAAACAGGAGGTAATTCAGAAGTGCCGCCTCATTTTCTTCAGCATGTATAGTCCGTATTCCGTGTAAACTATgtgcaaaaatttattttctttttattttgttgagtaAAACCATGGCCAATATTTCACATTAATAATTGAGCTCCCCAGCACATCGTACagcccaggaaaaaaaaaaaaaatcaggacTCCACTTGATAACagaagagaagggggggggggggggggggggggtgggtacttgaattatatgttattgattgaaaaaatgtgaaaaagtaCCCCACAAGTAAAAGGAAAATAGAATCAAGAACCATACCAGCTAAACATGTTTGGTGTTGCTGTTGATGGTTCAATGCCGAGATATACATCTTTATATAATGTTGCATCAAAATAGCCAGCAAATCCTGTAAATTAAGGTGCATGAAAGAGGTCAATCTGAAAACTTCtttggaaaatgaagataaaaattCTTCTCCAACATCATGAGTGCCATTAGGGGTTgccatattaaaaataaataaatcaaaagaaatataaaatggCAGATTGCATGCAAAATACCCCTAAGGTCCTGGATTAGGTGGTAAAAAGGGTCTTGTGGTGGACTCCCACAAGTTTGTGATAAAACCAAGTTCATGGCGATATGATTCATCTGGACATTTTATCTTCAGATACAGAAGACAGACAAACCAAGCCATCACATACCATGCACCATGGCAGATCCAGTATCACTGGGTATCTCAAAGCGAAGCTTCTTGTGACGCTGATTGCTCCccttagatgatttgtttggATGAGTAAATGTAAAGACCTATGCAAGTGGAAAAAAGTTACTGAAACCATGGAGAAGAAAAGACCAGCAGCACATAAAATGACAGTTGTTTGAAAATGTATAAAGAATGTATCAatctaaagtaaaaaaaaaaaaaaacatatttcggtGAGCTCCCTCAAATTTAGCAGAAAAGATGGGCCAAAAAATGTTTGCACACTAGGGTTAGTAtgtgcataaaaaataaatactcaCAGGTTGTGAAGCCGCAAGCCTAACTACATTGTGCAGTTTGACAACATAAGCAGTTTCAAAGTGCACAAGATCTTTATGTGACTTAACCTGCCACATAACCACAAAAGTTTAATTAAATACTTGAATCAGTAAATAGTGGAAATTTTAGACCACAAGGACAAGCGGCATACATCATTGTACAGCTTTGAAGCTGTCACCGGTTGAACGAAACTTGTGTACCTGAAAAGGGCCtattataatttcataaaaaaagaagcatatgatattaaaataaaaacattgcaACAACAAAAATTTGTCTTGCCAGCTGTATGGCATAAGTTTATCTATCATCATACGTACGTCAACCATTAAGCAAAGCAAGCACATAGCCCGTTCAGATTTTCCTCGGgacaataaattcataaaatataacACTCATATATTTCTTCATGAGTATGAAAATACTCTACTTTAGAGAATATACTTACGAAGATGGTATTGAAATCCCGTCGTCCTTTAAAAACCTCTGGGCTCCATCAAGGCACTCAGGAGAAAGCTCATTGTCACCAAAAGAACCTAGGAGTTCACTAACCTAAGAACCAACATAAGGCAAAGAAAAATAAGCAGGcatcaaaggaaataaaaaatagattcaaGGTAATATGCCCTTACCAAAATGTCAGCTTTCTCAGAAGCATCCCAGTGACGCATATCACTAGAAATTATGGTAACAGTGTCTTCCCAGCCCTCTAGTTTGACTAAGCTCTGTTCCAAGAAATATAAGATTGATAGTAAAAAGGGCACCAAGGCATACAGAACGATGCACTTGACCAATACACTAAAAAATGTCGAGCGAAAGCaattttcaaaagataactTTAGGAAAAGAAAACTGCAATATCCTACATAATCAATATTCATGTATGTGAATATAAGCCCACCTtgtaattaaatgattaaagtAACTCAAGAATAACAAAGCATCAGTCTAGATGACTTCAGCAGTTTATAAACCAATATGATAATTGTTCACACATTCCCAGCATGTTATCTACATTGCGGCAAAGTAGCAAAGCttgcaatacaaaatataattaactcACATGTAGTGTAACAATTGCATTTGGATTTTTCTCCACAGCGTAAATTTTAAGCTTGCGGCCAGTTTCTTCAGCAGCCTATGtatgaagaggaaaaaaaatagaatacaacATGAAAAAAGAGATCTCACCATGTAGCATGCAGTCTAAAGACGTGACATAGCCACAATTGAATAAGCGGAAGTTATATGAATGTACCTGCAATGATGCCCTGACAAGAGGTCCTCGCCCTGCTCCTACAACCATCAATACCTAGgaatacaagaaaaaaattgatgcaaTGGATGCCAGATACCAACTGCattatatttgtttattaaaatcAATGAAATCATGAAAAGATGGTGGGTTGCTTACAATGGTTAGTGTTGATGCTTTTTCTTCAGGAACTCTATCTTGCAAAGCTTTACAAATTGCCCTTTGGTACTACAAGTAGTAAGCGCACGACGTattaattcaaacaaaaatatcactAGTTTCCACTGTCGTAATCATGGCATACTGCCTTTTAATAATAACCATAATCTGTCCACTTACTACTGACATGAATTATTGCCTAACAGGACTGCCAACAACAGCAACATTTAAAGATAAACTTGTCTAAAATAGAACTCACAAAATATACCTGAATGTATTTCACTGCATCTTTCTCAAATGTCTCGTAGGTTTGAGCCTCAAGGTTATCCATGAGAGGCTGCATATAAATAACAGAAAACATCAAGCTTGTATTAACCACTATGAATGGGTTAAAATTACCACACATGAATGACAACGTAGGATTAACTATTCCTACAAGGaggaaacctttttttttttttttttcataagtacTACTTTAttcaaattgaagaagagattCAAATCATCAGCAGGGGAAGTATACAAGGCATACACCTAAACAGAAAAaggtggaagaagaagaaaatcctcAAACAAGGTATTACACCTAAAACATAAGCAGCCACCCAAAGATAAAAGGGTTTTGAGGAAAAAAGTCTTAAGCTCTTTCACAAGTTCGTCGCAATATTCAAACCTATAGTCATTTCTTTCTACTCTAAATAGACTGCATTGGGCAAGATGGACCAATTTCCTAAAACTTCACAACGATGGGTACCAAACTGCCCTTTCCAACTCGCCAGGAGATCCTCCACTATTCGAGGCATGGCCTAATGTACTCCAAATAGAGTAAAGATGTAAGTCAAGAGAGCACTACCTAACTCACAATGCAGCAACAGATTATCAATTACCTTTACACAAACAAGCACTAAACTTGTGTGATAGAGAATACTGCACAAAAGGAAATACAAGAGAAT
This genomic window from Carya illinoinensis cultivar Pawnee chromosome 7, C.illinoinensisPawnee_v1, whole genome shotgun sequence contains:
- the LOC122315335 gene encoding protein arginine N-methyltransferase 1.5-like isoform X3, yielding MPLGERNWDKSESRYCGVETEFHDDMPQLLAYNISSGGFDFVAAPLMDPSYRPSLMGKDCGGSGVLPFAGSDLVLSPSQWSSHVVGKVSPWIDLDSEDEILRMDSEITLKQEIAWASHLSLQACLLPAPKGTSCANYARCVNQILLGLNNMKLWLRIPLLKTDDNDSMDVNSIHPVDSWELWNSFRMLCEHHSQLSIALDILSSIPPANSLGRWFGESVRAAIMDTDSFLTNARGYPCLSKRHQNLVAGFFNHSIQIVVSGKPVNGLPKGSTDLAADHNDRNFDAVQRHPLRPYLDYIGYLYQKMDPLPEQERFEPLMDNLEAQTYETFEKDAVKYIQYQRAICKALQDRVPEEKASTLTIVLMVVGAGRGPLVRASLQAAEETGRKLKIYAVEKNPNAIVTLHSLVKLEGWEDTVTIISSDMRHWDASEKADILVSELLGSFGDNELSPECLDGAQRFLKDDGISIPSSYTSFVQPVTASKLYNDVKSHKDLVHFETAYVVKLHNVVRLAASQPVFTFTHPNKSSKGSNQRHKKLRFEIPSDTGSAMVHGFAGYFDATLYKDVYLGIEPSTATPNMFSWFAIFFPLRTPVIVHPGSALEVHFWRCCGPTKVWYEWCVASPCPSPIHNSNGRSYWVGL
- the LOC122315335 gene encoding protein arginine N-methyltransferase 1.5-like isoform X6, producing the protein MDSEITLKQEIAWASHLSLQACLLPAPKGTSCANYARCVNQILLGLNNMKLWLRIPLLKTDDNDSMDVNSIHPVDSWELWNSFRMLCEHHSQLSIALDILSSIPPANSLGRWFGESVRAAIMDTDSFLTNARGYPCLSKRHQNLVAGFFNHSIQIVVSGKPVNGLPKGSTDLAADHNDRNFDAVQRHPLRPYLDYIGYLYQKMDPLPEQERFELGYRDFLQSPLQPLMDNLEAQTYETFEKDAVKYIQYQRAICKALQDRVPEEKASTLTIVLMVVGAGRGPLVRASLQAAEETGRKLKIYAVEKNPNAIVTLHSLVKLEGWEDTVTIISSDMRHWDASEKADILVSELLGSFGDNELSPECLDGAQRFLKDDGISIPSSYTSFVQPVTASKLYNDVKSHKDLVHFETAYVVKLHNVVRLAASQPVFTFTHPNKSSKGSNQRHKKLRFEIPSDTGSAMVHGFAGYFDATLYKDVYLGIEPSTATPNMFSWFAIFFPLRTPVIVHPGSALEVHFWRCCGPTKVWYEWCVASPCPSPIHNSNGRSYWVGL
- the LOC122315335 gene encoding protein arginine N-methyltransferase 1.5-like isoform X5: MAAVLCEWSVSSPTAVVCWLPLSCDTKMDPSYRPSLMGKDCGGSGVLPFAGSDLVLSPSQWSSHVVGKVSPWIDLDSEDEILRMDSEITLKQEIAWASHLSLQACLLPAPKGTSCANYARCVNQILLGLNNMKLWLRIPLLKTDDNDSMDVNSIHPVDSWELWNSFRMLCEHHSQLSIALDILSSIPPANSLGRWFGESVRAAIMDTDSFLTNARGYPCLSKRHQNLVAGFFNHSIQIVVSGKPVNGLPKGSTDLAADHNDRNFDAVQRHPLRPYLDYIGYLYQKMDPLPEQERFELGYRDFLQSPLQPLMDNLEAQTYETFEKDAVKYIQYQRAICKALQDRVPEEKASTLTIVLMVVGAGRGPLVRASLQAAEETGRKLKIYAVEKNPNAIVTLHSLVKLEGWEDTVTIISSDMRHWDASEKADILVSELLGSFGDNELSPECLDGAQRFLKDDGISIPSSYTSFVQPVTASKLYNDVKSHKDLVHFETAYVVKLHNVVRLAASQPVFTFTHPNKSSKGSNQRHKKLRFEIPSDTGSAMVHGFAGYFDATLYKDVYLGIEPSTATPNMFSWFAIFFPLRTPVIVHPGSALEVHFWRCCGPTKVWYEWCVASPCPSPIHNSNGRSYWVGL